In Salinigranum marinum, one DNA window encodes the following:
- a CDS encoding DUF357 domain-containing protein: protein MADLAEKTDRYERMLDAALAAATVTAPSGTPLGDAAAECEEMARSYLDDGRHFRDEDDLVNALASFSYGYGWLDAGVRMGLFDVPEGSHLFTM, encoded by the coding sequence ATGGCCGATCTCGCGGAGAAGACCGACCGGTACGAAAGAATGCTCGACGCGGCGCTCGCGGCGGCGACGGTGACCGCCCCGTCCGGGACGCCGCTCGGCGACGCCGCCGCCGAGTGCGAGGAGATGGCTCGGTCGTACCTCGACGACGGTCGCCACTTCCGGGACGAGGACGATCTCGTCAACGCGCTGGCGTCGTTTTCGTACGGCTACGGCTGGCTCGACGCCGGGGTCCGGATGGGGCTGTTCGACGTTCCCGAGGGCTCACATCTGTTCACCATGTGA
- a CDS encoding winged helix-turn-helix domain-containing protein, translating to MEAVLWYVFTGTRGGKNRLRILRAVDERPRNANQLAESLDLDYKTVRHHLDVLVENDVVQKSGDGYGAVYLPSDRARHHWETIETIMEQVE from the coding sequence ATGGAGGCGGTCCTCTGGTACGTGTTCACCGGAACGCGAGGTGGCAAAAACCGCCTCCGTATCCTCAGGGCGGTCGACGAGCGACCGCGAAACGCGAACCAGCTCGCCGAGAGCCTCGACCTCGACTACAAGACGGTTCGACACCACCTCGACGTCCTGGTCGAGAACGACGTCGTACAGAAGAGCGGCGACGGGTACGGAGCCGTCTACCTCCCTTCGGACCGTGCCCGCCACCACTGGGAGACGATCGAGACCATCATGGAGCAGGTAGAGTGA
- the cysS gene encoding cysteine--tRNA ligase, whose product MPALSVTNTLTGEEEPFEPVGDEVLLYVCGLTVSDDAHLGHARVWTHADVIHRWLEHEGYPTRHVENFTDVNEKIVARVGEDDLGDSEAAVARGFTASVIEDMRGLNLLRATVYPRVSEHVPEIVELIETLCEKGYAYEANGSVYFDVTRFEEYGKLSNQRVDDLEAQGPDGEQSEKRHPADFALWKAGGVTPDDVAEHRDPDLPPLGDECGETWASPWSEGRPGWHIECSAMSMTHLDETIDIHIGGHDLVFPHHENEIAQSEAATGKQFSKYWLHTGLLETAGEKMSSSLGNYFYVSEALDRWGVNVLRTFYLGTRYGTKQTFSEAAMAEAEERWERLERTYEDAVAACDSVDARTKVEDEPLRTAVETTREEFRAAMNDDFNVREAMAALLDLTTAVNRHLDGEAYDYRGLKAAIETVEELGGGVFGLQFGAEGTGEVTLAADVVELVLEVREREREAGHYDRADELREELQALGVEVGDSAEGPTYRLP is encoded by the coding sequence ATGCCTGCGCTGTCCGTGACCAACACCCTCACAGGCGAAGAGGAACCGTTCGAACCAGTCGGCGACGAGGTCCTCCTGTACGTCTGTGGGCTGACCGTCTCGGACGACGCACACCTCGGCCACGCCCGCGTGTGGACCCACGCGGACGTGATCCACCGCTGGCTCGAACACGAGGGATACCCGACCAGGCACGTCGAGAACTTCACCGACGTGAACGAGAAGATCGTCGCGCGGGTGGGCGAGGACGACCTCGGCGACTCGGAGGCCGCCGTCGCGCGCGGCTTCACCGCCTCCGTGATCGAGGATATGCGCGGGCTCAACCTCCTGCGGGCGACGGTGTACCCCCGCGTCTCCGAACACGTCCCCGAGATCGTCGAGTTGATCGAGACGCTCTGCGAGAAGGGGTACGCCTACGAGGCCAACGGCTCGGTCTACTTCGACGTCACCCGGTTCGAGGAGTACGGCAAACTGTCGAACCAGCGGGTCGACGACCTGGAGGCGCAGGGACCCGACGGCGAGCAGTCGGAGAAACGCCACCCGGCGGACTTCGCGCTCTGGAAGGCCGGCGGCGTCACCCCCGACGACGTGGCCGAGCATCGCGACCCTGACCTGCCGCCGCTTGGGGACGAGTGCGGCGAGACGTGGGCGTCGCCGTGGAGCGAGGGCCGGCCGGGCTGGCACATCGAGTGCTCGGCGATGTCGATGACGCATCTCGACGAGACGATCGACATCCACATCGGCGGGCACGACCTCGTCTTCCCGCACCACGAGAACGAGATCGCCCAGTCGGAAGCCGCCACGGGGAAACAGTTCAGCAAGTACTGGCTCCACACCGGACTGCTCGAAACCGCGGGCGAGAAGATGTCGTCGTCGCTCGGCAACTACTTCTATGTGAGCGAGGCGCTCGACCGCTGGGGCGTGAACGTCCTCCGGACGTTCTACCTCGGGACCCGGTACGGCACGAAACAGACGTTCTCCGAGGCGGCGATGGCCGAGGCCGAAGAGCGGTGGGAACGGCTCGAACGAACGTACGAGGACGCCGTCGCCGCCTGCGACAGCGTCGACGCGCGCACGAAGGTCGAAGACGAGCCCCTGCGGACGGCCGTCGAGACGACCCGCGAGGAGTTCCGCGCGGCGATGAACGACGACTTCAACGTGCGCGAGGCGATGGCGGCGCTGCTCGACCTCACGACGGCGGTGAACCGCCACCTCGACGGCGAGGCGTACGACTACCGCGGGCTGAAAGCCGCCATCGAGACGGTCGAGGAACTCGGTGGGGGCGTGTTCGGCCTGCAGTTCGGGGCGGAGGGCACGGGGGAGGTCACTCTCGCCGCGGACGTGGTCGAACTCGTCCTCGAGGTGCGTGAGCGCGAGCGGGAGGCCGGACACTACGACCGTGCCGACGAACTCCGTGAGGAGCTCCAGGCGCTCGGCGTCGAAGTCGGCGACAGCGCTGAGGGACCGACGTACCGGCTCCCCTGA